A single genomic interval of Acidobacteriota bacterium harbors:
- a CDS encoding ATP-binding cassette domain-containing protein produces MHFSVAIKKQFTSGQTPFALDVTFTVQAGITVLFGPSGSGKSTTLNCIAGIHQPDSGHIQLGNRVLFESNGGSHPKINLALRERRVGYVFQHLGLFEHLRVIENVAYGLAHLPKTAAQPTAQAMLDQFGIGTLADRFPSALSGGERQRVALARTLVVRPEILLLDEPLSALDSVTKQSLIDDLLRLRQELKIPILYVSHNLDEVKALGEQVFVFDRGKIVFEGKPGEILSVPDV; encoded by the coding sequence ATGCACTTTTCGGTGGCGATCAAAAAACAATTTACTTCGGGGCAAACTCCATTTGCACTCGATGTGACCTTCACCGTTCAGGCTGGGATTACCGTGCTCTTTGGGCCGTCAGGGTCGGGGAAAAGCACAACGCTCAATTGTATTGCCGGAATTCATCAACCTGACTCGGGTCATATCCAACTTGGGAATCGGGTGTTGTTTGAATCGAATGGTGGTTCACATCCAAAGATCAATCTTGCCTTGCGGGAACGGCGAGTTGGCTATGTGTTTCAGCATTTGGGATTGTTTGAACACTTGCGCGTCATTGAAAACGTCGCCTATGGACTCGCTCATCTGCCGAAAACAGCCGCCCAACCGACAGCCCAGGCCATGCTTGATCAGTTTGGAATTGGAACTCTGGCTGACCGCTTTCCCAGTGCCCTGTCAGGCGGTGAACGTCAGCGGGTCGCCCTGGCCCGGACACTGGTTGTGCGCCCTGAAATTCTGCTCCTCGATGAACCGCTTTCCGCTCTGGATTCAGTCACCAAACAGTCGTTGATTGACGACTTGTTACGGCTCCGACAGGAACTCAAAATCCCGATCCTCTATGTCTCACACAACCTCGACGAAGTCAAAGCCCTCGGCGAGCAGGTGTTTGTCTTTGATCGTGGAAAAATTGTTTTTGAAGGAAAACCAGGTGAAATTTTGTCAGTACCAGATGTCTGA